A single genomic interval of Coccidioides posadasii str. Silveira chromosome 1, complete sequence harbors:
- a CDS encoding uncharacterized protein (EggNog:ENOG410PJJA~COG:D~TransMembrane:2 (o20-41i48-66o)), producing MASFLTDLWSSVFTPGATPTLLVATNATFAALQVLLLALLVATYSIHFLVLSCLCGALWWSINWFVAELDVAKAKDARGKQGFDQSAVTGKEPLIRPPGAIDTTESETETESITGGEEAQLSMAAATPFSSAATGRRLPPSASKRESTPAASSQHSVQTVTEGSQGEVRRRHAPHDSSGYVSTDSEWEKVEEDR from the coding sequence ATGGCTTCTTTCCTTACGGACCTCTGGTCCAGCGTCTTCACGCCAGGAGCGACGCCGACCTTACTCGTCGCAACGAACGCGACATTTGCGGCCCTACAGGTGCTCCTACTAGCCCTTCTTGTTGCAACGTacagcattcactttttgGTTCTCTCCTGCCTATGCGGCGCGCTGTGGTGGTCGATAAACTGGTTTGTTGCGGAACTTGATGTCGCCAAGGCAAAGGATGCACGGGGCAAACAGGGTTTCGATCAGTCTGCTGTTACTGGCAAGGAACCCTTGATCCGACCGCCAGGCGCAATCGACACTACGGAGAGCGAGACGGAGACCGAAAGCATAACAGGCGGCGAAGAAGCCCAGTTGTCTATGGCTGCTGCAACGCCTTTTAGCAGCGCCGCTACGGGCCGCAGACTACCCCCTTCTGCGTCGAAAAGGGAATCTACACCTGCTGCATCGAGCCAGCACTCAGTCCAGACTGTGACGGAAGGAAGTCAGGGAGAAGTGAGACGGCGACATGCTCCTCATGATAGTTCGGGTTATGTGAGTACGGATAGCGAGTGGGAGAAAGTTGAGGAGGATCGATAG
- a CDS encoding uncharacterized protein (EggNog:ENOG410PMT3~COG:G~TransMembrane:2 (i104-130o150-168i)) yields the protein MDIAYPGHPYNGPQCPVPPSNADRNPFYSAKRWGLRMPCQVFSPPRPILLHCHGYSFLRKEYKEYELSRDSPEAYVFAHPAAAIFDFRDTYGPWRVRRLFTNSYVFLCAACSTLGGLLFRQDQGVVSIILVMPQLLDRLEQVSEASGAEFWKGLMTAVIDLTALFGAFNQAGLRIRSRGNI from the coding sequence ATGGATATAGCTTACCCTGGGCACCCTTATAACGGACCGCAATGCCCTGTTCCTCCTTCGAACGCCGACAGAAATCCGTTCTACAGTGCAAAGCGCTGGGGTTTGCGCATGCCCTGTCAAGTTTTCTCCCCTCCAAGACCGATTTTGCTTCATTGCCATGGATATAGTTTTTTACGAAAAGAATATAAGGAATATGAGCTTTCACGGGATTCCCCAGAAGCTTATGTTTTTGCTCACCCTGCAGCGGCCATCTTCGATTTTCGCGACACCTATGGCCCATGGAGAGTCAGAAGGCTCTTTACAAACTCCTATGTTTTCCTCTGCGCGGCGTGCTCCACCTTGGGTGGGTTACTGTTTAGACAAGACCAAGGCGTTGTCTCCATTATTCTTGTGATGCCACAGCTCCTCGACCGACTCGAGCAAGTCTCAGAGGCATCCGGCGCAGAGTTCTGGAAAGGCCTAATGACTGCCGTGATTGACCTGACAGCCTTATTTGGCGCATTTAATCAAGCTGGATTGCGGATACGCTCTCGAGGAAACATTTAA
- a CDS encoding uncharacterized protein (EggNog:ENOG410PMT3~COG:G): MTTSHVIITALAGLFDKHLPSHLSEGHRCFVKVVPADSTFRSLPIVSPRQFNNFINDLITTPLVQNAGYGAGRTLKQMDHVFKDCSNEQEEAMRREIEAELLKGRVEVPSGLTRGGSVR, translated from the exons ATGACAACATCTCACGTCATCATCACCGCCCTTGCTGGCCTATTTGATAAACACTTGCCTTCACATCTATCAGAAGG CCATCGTTGTTTTGTGAAAGTCGTCCCAGCCGATTCGACTTTCAGAAGTCTTCCCATCGTCTCTCCACGTCAGTTCAACAATTTTATCAAC GACCTTATCACCACTCCCCTCGTCCAAAACGCTGGCTATGGCGC TGGACGTACACTCAAGCAGATGGACCATGTCTTCAAGGATTGTTCCAACGAGCAAGAGGAAGCAATGCGTCGAGAGATCGAAGCCGAATTGTTAAAGGGACGCGTGGAAGTGCCCTCCGGTCTGACGCGCGGTGGTTCAGTTCGATAG
- a CDS encoding uncharacterized protein (EggNog:ENOG410PR44), which produces MIQVQIPGSNLLALPLRFPISAQEDLGMTLRNSLPEKDYISHNRSRVAERGQRASLSPSTLQNLRLSSRTPPSHAISSSSQQGSPVMSSVYLSHPTTGTTQGQRDLSQFHIMTAKIATNPSHQFETEFRASPSYEGFYNTTMSQPALDDADHFRYEVTPPSTGYEQALYDIQSRSSLWDYGTDNLSVYSGRSYGDGLPETMAQCSEAMDLRPSSIASSHPFESSGFTLQQLHFVPEQAHLAPGTSVSSPQLHQSSHGQLRQSPLFANTPTSDEYPRTPSSNPPLSSNNVEIPPSSLPSQYSSSISSIPILSSAQPYEPSPFYTSESLSDSGYSLPPSASTTPVPTVSDPATGASIQVRVVNSRTKPQCWDHGCNGREFSTFSNLLRHQREKAGLAAKSECPYCGAVFTRTTARNGHLSQGKCKVKRQMDEKERSLTASR; this is translated from the exons ATGATACAAGTCCAAATACCCGGTTCAAACCTTCTAGCGCTTCCATTACGTTTTCCTATCTCTGCCCAAGAGGATCTTGGAATGACCCTACGAAATTCTCTTCCAGAAAAGGATTATATTTCACACAACAGATCAAGAGTTGCTGAACGTGGCCAGCGGGCTTCGCTTTCGCCTTCAACCCTTCAGAACCTCAGACTTTCCTCCCGAACCCCTCCGTCACATGCGATCTCGTCTTCTTCGCAACAGGGGTCTCCGGTCATGTCGTCCGTCTATCTTTCGCACCCGACTACGGGAACGACCCAAGGCCAGCGAGATCTATCTCAGTTTCACATAATGACAGCGAAAATCGCTACCAATCCTTCTCATCAGTTCGAAACTGAATTTCGCGCGAGTCCTTCTTACGAAGGTTTTTATAATACAACAATGAGTCAGCCAGCCTTGGACGACGCGGA TCATTTCCGTTATGAAGTGACACCCCCTTCAACGGGTTACGAACAAGCCCTCTATGATATTCAGTCTCGTTCTAGCTTATGGG ATTATGGAACCGACAACCTCTCTGTATATTCAGGAAGGAGTTACGGCGATGGTCTACCAGAGACGATGGCACAATGTTCTGAAGCCATGGACCTTCGACCATCATCCATAGCAAGCTCGCATCCCTTCGAATCCTCAGGCTTTACCCTACAGCAGCTTCATTTCGTTCCCGAGCAAGCACACCTCGCTCCGGGAACCAGCGTCTCCAGCCCTCAGCTTCATCAGAGTTCGCATGGACAATTAAGGCAGAGTCCACTCTTTGCAAATACCCCCACCTCTGATGAATATCCCCGAACACCATCCTCTAATCCTCCATTATCGTCGAATAATGTGGAAATTCCTCCTTCCAGCCTTCCCTCTCAATATTCTTCATCAAT ATCTTCCATCCCTATCCTCTCGTCGGCGCAACCGTATGAACC ATCTCCATTCTATACCAGCGAGTCTCTTTCTGACTCTGGTTATTCCTTACCTCCTTCGGCATCCACAACACCAGTCCCTACCGTATCAGACCCAGCTACGGGGGCAAGCATTCAGGTTCGCGTGGTTAATTCCCGAACAAAGCCACAATGCTGGGATCATGGCTGTAACGGCCGTGAGTTTTCCACTTTCAGCAACCTCTTACGGCACCAACGAGAAAAAGCTGGCCTTGCTGCAAAATCGGAGTGTCCTTATTGTGGTGCCGTCTTCACCCGGACAACAGCTCGAAATGGGCATCTTTCGCAAGGTAAATGCAAAGTTAAGCGTCAAATGGATGAAAAGGAGAGATCTTTGACTGCTTCAAGATAA